One region of Halomicrobium sp. LC1Hm genomic DNA includes:
- a CDS encoding FxsA family protein: MLRVIAVLLLIPLLDALLLVVAATQFDTLSAAVVVLLVVVTALVGMLLVRAEGRHTLRRIQEKLATGEVPTDELVDGGFLVAAGAFFLTPGFVTDLLGLLLALPITRAPIRMAAKRWLITPYLDAKAQGFVSGNVYVGGFPGQGDAGPGPSGPAGGPDTGPSDGPGTVGSDGSPSGFDHDNATDIDFEERDE; encoded by the coding sequence ATGCTCCGGGTCATCGCGGTGTTGCTGTTGATACCGCTGCTGGACGCACTCCTGCTCGTCGTCGCCGCAACGCAGTTCGACACGCTCTCTGCGGCCGTCGTCGTGTTACTCGTCGTCGTCACCGCCCTCGTCGGGATGTTGCTGGTCCGTGCCGAGGGACGCCACACGCTGCGCAGGATCCAAGAGAAACTGGCGACCGGTGAGGTGCCGACCGACGAGCTGGTCGACGGCGGCTTCCTCGTCGCCGCGGGCGCGTTCTTCCTCACGCCCGGCTTCGTCACCGACCTCCTCGGCCTCCTGCTCGCGCTGCCGATCACGCGCGCGCCGATCCGCATGGCCGCCAAACGCTGGCTCATCACCCCCTACCTCGACGCCAAAGCCCAGGGATTCGTGAGCGGCAACGTCTACGTCGGCGGCTTCCCCGGCCAGGGCGACGCCGGTCCGGGTCCGAGCGGTCCGGCCGGCGGCCCCGACACCGGCCCGAGCGACGGCCCCGGTACCGTCGGCTCCGATGGCTCGCCTTCCGGTTTCGACCACGACAACGCCACCGACATCGACTTCGAGGAACGCGACGAGTGA
- a CDS encoding anthranilate phosphoribosyltransferase: MSQATSEYGEWPLKRLMTEVVGSGHKSAEDMTREQAREAFQRILDGEPDETTLGAFWLANRWKRNTPEELAAFVDVMREESVEVAAPSADPVDCGANYDGKHTSAILGVAAGVVAAAAGTPVVVHSGDRVPTQKLDAYKHVLDELGATTDLSPGESADLVDDVGFGFYYQPEFNPGVDDLFDRRDMMGVRTYVNTVETLANPADASVHLGSFYHLAFAKRMVKTLTKSQRNPADRALFFQGMEGYDDIRPGATVVAEWPSDDAEADEDGILDYEIRTSEYGMDIQGEDLEVEDVAGDSATITEEVVAGDREDAFADAVELNAALRIYAREDVSSLDDGLAEARAAIGDGSAAAVLEDLRSY; encoded by the coding sequence ATGTCACAAGCGACCAGCGAGTACGGGGAGTGGCCGCTCAAGCGTCTGATGACCGAGGTCGTCGGCTCCGGGCACAAGTCCGCCGAAGACATGACCCGCGAACAGGCCCGCGAGGCGTTCCAGCGGATCCTCGACGGCGAGCCCGACGAGACGACGCTGGGCGCGTTCTGGCTGGCGAACCGCTGGAAGCGAAACACGCCCGAGGAGCTGGCGGCCTTCGTCGACGTGATGCGCGAGGAGAGCGTCGAGGTCGCGGCTCCCAGCGCAGACCCCGTCGACTGCGGGGCCAACTACGACGGCAAGCACACCTCCGCCATCCTCGGCGTCGCGGCCGGCGTCGTCGCCGCCGCCGCTGGCACGCCGGTCGTCGTCCACTCGGGCGATCGCGTACCGACCCAGAAGCTCGACGCCTACAAGCACGTGCTGGACGAACTCGGTGCGACGACGGACCTCTCGCCCGGCGAGAGCGCCGACCTGGTCGACGACGTTGGCTTTGGCTTCTACTACCAGCCCGAGTTCAACCCCGGCGTCGACGACCTCTTCGACCGGCGGGACATGATGGGCGTGCGGACCTACGTCAACACCGTCGAGACGCTGGCGAATCCGGCCGACGCGAGCGTCCACCTCGGGAGCTTCTACCACCTCGCGTTCGCCAAGCGGATGGTCAAGACGCTCACGAAGTCCCAGCGCAACCCCGCCGACCGCGCGCTGTTCTTCCAGGGGATGGAGGGGTACGACGACATCCGCCCCGGCGCGACCGTCGTCGCCGAGTGGCCCTCCGACGACGCCGAGGCCGACGAGGACGGCATCCTCGACTACGAGATCCGCACCTCCGAGTACGGGATGGACATCCAGGGCGAGGACCTCGAAGTCGAGGACGTGGCCGGCGACTCGGCGACGATCACCGAGGAAGTCGTCGCAGGCGACCGCGAGGACGCCTTCGCCGACGCCGTCGAACTCAACGCCGCACTGCGCATCTACGCACGCGAGGACGTGTCGAGTCTCGACGACGGCCTGGCGGAAGCCCGCGCCGCCATCGGCGACGGCAGCGCCGCCGCGGTCCTCGAAGACCTCCGCTCGTACTGA
- a CDS encoding HalX domain-containing protein — MAVSERATVLIVDDEPDVADAYAAQLRGQYDIQTVYSGEAALDALDPEIDVVLLDRRMPDISGDAILERIRERDLPARVAMVTAVDPDFDIIDMPFDDYVVKPVSRDDLFETIERLQSCAAYQNHLREYYALTSKFAALKASKREAELQSSDEFQELKDRIEDHQAELDEIVDRFDEHDYEAIFRDVGGRAELSLDE, encoded by the coding sequence ATGGCCGTGAGCGAGCGCGCGACTGTGCTGATCGTCGACGACGAGCCCGACGTGGCAGACGCCTACGCAGCCCAGCTGCGCGGTCAGTACGACATCCAGACGGTCTACAGCGGCGAGGCCGCGCTGGACGCACTCGACCCCGAGATCGACGTGGTGTTGCTCGATCGACGGATGCCGGACATCTCCGGCGACGCCATTCTCGAACGGATCCGTGAGCGCGACCTGCCGGCGCGGGTGGCGATGGTGACCGCGGTCGATCCCGACTTCGACATCATCGACATGCCCTTCGACGACTACGTCGTCAAGCCCGTCAGCCGCGACGACCTCTTCGAGACGATCGAACGGCTCCAGAGCTGTGCGGCCTATCAGAACCACCTGCGGGAGTACTACGCGCTCACCTCGAAGTTCGCTGCGCTCAAAGCGTCCAAACGAGAGGCGGAACTCCAGTCGAGCGACGAGTTCCAGGAGCTCAAAGATCGGATCGAGGACCACCAGGCCGAACTCGACGAGATCGTCGACCGCTTCGACGAGCACGATTACGAGGCGATCTTCCGCGACGTGGGCGGCCGCGCAGAGCTGTCGCTGGACGAGTGA
- a CDS encoding Lrp/AsnC family transcriptional regulator produces MSLQSGDWRERIDDVDATLIDGFQSGFPVEERPFETVGTQLGIDADDALERVRRLLDAGVFRRFGPVLNPPVIGSSALAAISVPDERFDECAEVVNGYDQVNHNYARDHEWNMWFVVTASTRERRDEILAEIESRTDCSVLVLPMLTDYYIDLEFPVVNTDRFARESLQSTDVSATRISESAAADLTPLARRLLLAIQEGMPLSATPYRELAASVDAPVEDVLATIERLREDGCIKRIGCVVNHVATGFDSNCMVVWDVPDDELDERGRTVGELPYVTLCYHRPRRPEQDWPYNLFTMIHGRESDAVDAKIDELASDYLPDDHERLYSTATLKQTGARYDDLVGN; encoded by the coding sequence ATGAGTCTCCAGTCGGGCGACTGGCGCGAGCGCATCGACGACGTGGACGCCACGCTCATCGACGGCTTCCAGAGCGGGTTTCCCGTCGAAGAGCGTCCCTTCGAGACGGTCGGCACACAGCTTGGGATCGACGCCGACGACGCACTCGAACGCGTCCGACGGCTGCTCGACGCGGGCGTCTTCCGCCGGTTCGGCCCGGTGTTGAACCCTCCCGTCATCGGATCGTCGGCGCTGGCGGCCATCTCGGTCCCCGACGAGCGCTTCGACGAGTGTGCCGAGGTCGTCAACGGCTACGACCAGGTCAACCACAACTACGCCCGCGACCACGAGTGGAACATGTGGTTCGTCGTCACTGCCAGCACCCGCGAGCGCCGCGACGAGATCCTCGCGGAGATCGAGTCCCGGACCGACTGCTCGGTGCTCGTGCTCCCGATGTTGACCGACTACTACATCGACCTGGAGTTTCCCGTCGTCAACACGGACCGCTTCGCCCGCGAGAGCCTGCAGTCGACCGACGTGAGCGCGACCCGGATCAGCGAGTCGGCGGCCGCAGACCTGACGCCGCTGGCCCGCCGGCTCCTGCTCGCGATCCAGGAGGGGATGCCGCTATCTGCGACGCCGTACCGGGAGCTGGCCGCGAGCGTCGACGCGCCGGTCGAGGACGTGCTGGCGACGATCGAGCGCCTGCGCGAGGACGGCTGTATCAAGCGAATCGGCTGTGTCGTCAACCACGTCGCGACCGGCTTCGACAGCAACTGCATGGTCGTCTGGGACGTGCCCGACGACGAACTCGACGAGCGCGGACGGACGGTCGGCGAACTGCCGTACGTGACGCTGTGTTACCACCGGCCGCGGCGGCCGGAACAGGACTGGCCGTACAACCTCTTTACGATGATCCACGGTCGGGAGAGCGACGCCGTCGACGCGAAGATCGACGAGCTAGCCAGCGACTACCTACCCGACGACCACGAGCGACTCTACTCGACGGCGACGCTGAAACAGACCGGGGCGCGGTACGATGATCTCGTCGGAAACTAG
- a CDS encoding TrmB family transcriptional regulator, giving the protein MANLRDLGLSEYEDRAFRSLLDTGPTTAKELSRASDVPMGRIYDVLNSLETYNLVRSQTASRPKKYAPVEPDTALERLLEDKKRQLDEKAKQYEEIVDELSNQLESAEPVEEPFWTAAVGPAETVDLLVERLSAADERIVMVGSLPGQQLDLTEATDRLVDELESALQRGVEVYMLLPPSFVEAVPADVGEAYQRRLQQYDNYHYRTTEEVTSTFELIDDVEVCIEVPHPLGGSTFAVIDLKDPEFADEIYAEFEPRWQRAREIVGD; this is encoded by the coding sequence ATGGCGAATCTGAGAGATCTCGGCCTCTCCGAGTACGAAGATCGCGCCTTCCGGTCGCTGCTGGACACGGGACCGACAACCGCGAAGGAGTTGTCACGCGCCAGCGACGTTCCGATGGGCCGCATCTACGACGTGCTCAACAGCCTGGAGACGTACAACCTCGTCCGCAGCCAGACGGCCAGTCGCCCCAAAAAGTACGCGCCGGTCGAGCCCGACACCGCCCTGGAGCGGCTCCTGGAGGACAAGAAACGCCAGCTCGACGAGAAGGCAAAGCAGTACGAGGAGATCGTCGACGAGCTCTCGAATCAACTCGAATCCGCCGAGCCGGTCGAGGAACCGTTCTGGACCGCCGCGGTGGGACCTGCCGAGACCGTCGACCTCCTGGTCGAACGGCTCTCGGCCGCGGACGAGCGAATCGTGATGGTGGGCTCGCTGCCCGGCCAGCAACTCGACCTGACCGAGGCGACCGACCGGCTGGTCGACGAACTGGAGAGTGCCCTCCAGCGCGGCGTCGAGGTGTACATGCTCTTGCCGCCCTCGTTCGTCGAGGCAGTGCCGGCAGACGTTGGCGAGGCCTACCAGCGACGCCTCCAGCAGTACGACAACTACCACTACCGCACCACGGAGGAGGTCACGTCGACGTTCGAACTGATCGACGACGTCGAGGTCTGTATCGAGGTTCCCCACCCGCTCGGAGGGTCGACGTTCGCCGTCATCGACCTGAAAGATCCGGAGTTCGCGGACGAGATCTACGCGGAGTTCGAGCCACGCTGGCAGCGGGCCCGAGAGATCGTCGGCGACTGA
- a CDS encoding DUF255 domain-containing protein, which produces MDQFAAETKVEWREWGPAAFEAAREAGKPILLALTVPWSPECREMDRKTYAEPRIAANVNDGFVPVRVDGDRHPEVRERYIMGGFPSTVFLTPDGTVLTGATYLGPDGFRGILDSVRETWETEGEAAGSVPRSLQTEAPPAGEVTARIEEAMVEQLLAAYDEEYGGWGTDVKFPLPRTVEFALVRARDQATRTLEAIQTHLRDTDDGGFYRYANGRTWSDARTERLLDENAGLVRAFAHGYRYTGEEAYRETAERAIEYLTTELWVDTGGDTSGAFAASQAGDDTYHRLDASDRASADPPQVDETVFADRNGMAIDALATYAAYTDDERARRYAERARETITETLVENGAVTHYRTDDAVGSTGLLLDQARVLQGLTTSWQVLGEGRPARAIADWAIEHLQTESGAFRDGPADGPGLCSRSQYPLDATVELADALLDLAALADDERYRAAAHDAIAAFAGASDRMGVEVAHYAATAARLRSPAVLRVGPRAGSDLHRAALRLADHETVVVPDVGGDEAVLFEGGEQVGTAEEPAGLEAVLTGDA; this is translated from the coding sequence ATGGATCAGTTCGCAGCGGAGACGAAAGTCGAGTGGCGCGAGTGGGGGCCGGCGGCCTTCGAGGCGGCGCGGGAGGCCGGCAAGCCGATCTTGCTCGCGCTGACGGTGCCCTGGAGCCCCGAGTGTCGCGAGATGGACCGCAAGACGTACGCGGAGCCACGGATCGCGGCCAACGTCAACGACGGCTTCGTCCCGGTCCGGGTCGACGGCGACCGCCACCCCGAGGTGCGCGAGCGATACATCATGGGTGGGTTTCCCTCGACGGTGTTTCTCACGCCCGACGGGACGGTGCTGACCGGGGCGACGTATCTCGGGCCCGACGGCTTCCGTGGGATTCTCGACAGCGTCCGCGAGACCTGGGAGACGGAGGGGGAGGCCGCCGGCTCCGTCCCGCGCTCGCTCCAGACCGAGGCACCGCCCGCTGGCGAGGTGACCGCACGGATCGAGGAGGCGATGGTCGAGCAGCTGCTCGCGGCCTACGACGAGGAGTACGGCGGCTGGGGGACCGACGTGAAGTTCCCGTTGCCACGGACCGTCGAGTTCGCGCTGGTGCGGGCTCGCGACCAGGCGACACGGACGCTTGAGGCGATTCAGACGCACCTCCGGGACACCGACGACGGCGGGTTCTATCGCTACGCGAACGGCCGGACGTGGTCGGACGCGCGGACCGAGCGGCTCCTCGACGAGAACGCCGGCCTCGTCAGGGCGTTCGCTCACGGCTATCGGTACACGGGGGAGGAGGCCTATCGCGAGACCGCCGAGCGGGCCATCGAGTACCTGACGACGGAGCTGTGGGTCGACACCGGCGGGGACACCAGCGGCGCGTTCGCCGCCAGTCAGGCCGGCGACGACACGTACCACCGGCTGGACGCCAGCGATCGGGCCTCGGCGGACCCGCCCCAGGTCGACGAGACGGTCTTCGCCGACCGGAACGGGATGGCCATCGACGCGCTGGCGACGTACGCCGCCTACACCGACGACGAGCGGGCTCGCCGGTACGCCGAACGCGCCCGCGAGACGATCACCGAGACGCTCGTCGAGAACGGCGCGGTCACGCACTACCGGACCGACGACGCCGTGGGGTCGACCGGGCTCCTCCTCGACCAGGCGCGGGTCCTGCAGGGGCTGACGACGAGCTGGCAGGTGCTCGGCGAGGGCCGCCCCGCCAGAGCGATCGCCGACTGGGCGATCGAACACCTCCAGACCGAGAGCGGAGCGTTTCGCGACGGACCGGCCGACGGGCCAGGCCTGTGCTCGCGTTCGCAGTACCCACTCGACGCGACCGTCGAGCTGGCCGACGCCTTGCTCGATCTGGCCGCGCTCGCCGACGACGAGCGCTACCGGGCGGCCGCTCACGACGCCATCGCCGCTTTCGCCGGTGCGTCCGACCGGATGGGTGTCGAAGTTGCACACTACGCGGCCACGGCCGCCCGGCTTCGCTCGCCCGCCGTCCTCCGCGTCGGCCCGCGAGCCGGGAGCGACCTCCACCGGGCCGCACTCCGACTGGCCGACCACGAGACCGTCGTCGTCCCCGACGTGGGCGGCGACGAGGCGGTCCTGTTCGAAGGCGGCGAGCAGGTCGGCACGGCCGAGGAGCCGGCGGGGCTCGAAGCCGTCCTGACGGGCGACGCGTAG
- a CDS encoding type II toxin-antitoxin system RelE/ParE family toxin has translation MDQTANDDDWGWKFSPRAEDQFSQLGSDSQQRIIDKLEEVVSSEWRDPDDFLEPLTGSPFQKLRVGGYRLGCRLLHESKMLRVESVRKREGAYKGDDD, from the coding sequence ATGGATCAGACGGCGAATGATGACGATTGGGGCTGGAAGTTCTCGCCCCGAGCTGAAGACCAGTTCTCACAGTTGGGGAGCGATAGCCAACAGCGGATCATCGACAAGTTGGAGGAAGTCGTTTCCTCGGAGTGGCGCGACCCCGACGACTTTCTCGAACCGCTGACTGGTTCGCCGTTTCAGAAGCTCCGTGTCGGTGGGTATCGCCTCGGCTGTCGACTCTTGCACGAGTCGAAGATGCTCCGAGTCGAGAGCGTTCGGAAGCGTGAAGGCGCGTACAAGGGCGACGACGATTAG
- the mptA gene encoding GTP cyclohydrolase MptA has translation MSQQLPDVQASSPDVTVGLNRVGVTGVEKLVKIDRADQRPIVLMATFEVFVDLPSWRKGADMSRNMEVIDETLEAAVRDEVSGVEAVCGEAAERLLDKHDYTTNAEVRMEAEYVTREETPASERPTQSTADIVASATADEDGTREEIGARVTGMTVCPCSQGMSAARARETLRGLDVDDETIDSFLEEVPQPGHSQRGHATLTIESEGAPDVDLLDVIEVARESMSARIYNLAKRPDEDHMTYESHKNAKFVEDCVRSMAEGVVDRFDHLPADAVVTMKQSNDESIHQHNAHAERVATFGDLEAELADE, from the coding sequence ATGAGCCAGCAACTGCCGGACGTTCAGGCGTCGAGCCCGGACGTCACCGTCGGCCTCAACCGCGTCGGCGTCACCGGCGTCGAGAAGCTCGTGAAGATCGACCGGGCCGACCAGCGCCCGATCGTGCTGATGGCGACGTTCGAAGTGTTCGTCGATCTCCCCTCCTGGCGCAAGGGCGCGGACATGAGCCGCAACATGGAAGTCATCGACGAGACGCTCGAAGCGGCGGTCCGCGACGAGGTCTCGGGTGTCGAAGCGGTCTGCGGTGAGGCGGCCGAACGCCTCCTGGACAAGCACGACTACACGACCAACGCCGAGGTGCGCATGGAAGCCGAGTACGTCACCCGCGAGGAGACGCCGGCCTCCGAACGGCCCACCCAGTCGACGGCCGACATCGTCGCGTCGGCGACCGCCGACGAGGACGGGACTCGCGAGGAGATCGGAGCCCGCGTCACCGGGATGACAGTCTGTCCCTGCTCGCAGGGGATGTCGGCCGCTCGCGCTCGCGAGACGCTGCGGGGCCTCGACGTCGACGACGAGACCATCGACTCGTTCCTCGAAGAGGTCCCCCAGCCGGGCCACTCCCAGCGGGGCCACGCGACACTGACCATCGAGAGCGAGGGCGCGCCCGACGTGGACCTGCTCGACGTGATCGAGGTCGCCCGCGAGTCGATGAGCGCTCGCATCTACAACCTCGCCAAGCGCCCCGACGAGGACCACATGACCTACGAGTCACACAAGAACGCCAAGTTCGTCGAGGACTGCGTGCGCTCGATGGCAGAGGGCGTCGTCGACCGCTTCGATCATCTCCCCGCGGACGCCGTCGTGACGATGAAACAGTCAAACGACGAGTCGATCCACCAGCACAACGCTCACGCCGAGCGGGTGGCGACGTTCGGCGACCTCGAAGCGGAACTGGCCGACGAGTGA
- a CDS encoding ribbon-helix-helix domain-containing protein: MSEADSNDDDPEIDRINLRISRSFLDVVDETWRERGFNSRSEFIRYALRDSVNHPEGAGVWKDIAISEAQFDEGDGISSDEVKAKYGSDGE; the protein is encoded by the coding sequence ATGTCAGAAGCCGACTCGAACGACGACGATCCCGAGATCGACCGGATCAACCTCCGAATCTCGCGGTCGTTCCTCGACGTGGTCGACGAGACGTGGCGCGAGCGTGGCTTCAACAGCCGCAGCGAGTTCATCCGCTACGCACTGCGTGATTCGGTGAATCATCCCGAGGGCGCGGGCGTCTGGAAGGACATCGCCATCAGCGAAGCGCAATTCGACGAGGGTGACGGCATTTCGAGCGACGAGGTCAAAGCGAAGTATGGATCAGACGGCGAATGA